A stretch of the Nothobranchius furzeri strain GRZ-AD chromosome 5, NfurGRZ-RIMD1, whole genome shotgun sequence genome encodes the following:
- the LOC107379179 gene encoding protachykinin encodes MNPHHLPLLYANDELHQLVFFFFEHLDPFSSQVWIICSSVSGSHHISGVPQSGSMEMIKLGLITALILTNVFCQELDADSWRARIEETKWPNTDVIRDFLVEMTRNPRLRQHFSLRGKKGCGKIQTARKRHKFQTFVGLMGKRRSDYEGAL; translated from the exons ATGAACCCACACCATTTACCCCTGCTGTATGCTAACGATGAGTTGCaccaattagttttttttttttttgagcatTTGGATCCGTTCAGCAGTCAGGTGTGGATTATCTGCTCATCAGTCTCTGGCTCACATCATATTTCTGGAGTTCCACAGTCCGGATCGATGGAGATGATTAAACTTGGTCTTATAACTGCGCTGATTTTGACAAACGTCTTCTGTCAAGAGCTGGACGCTGACAGCTGGAGAGCACGAATCGAAGAG ACCAAATGGCCAAACACTGATGTGATCCGAGACTTTTTAGTGGAAATGACCAGAAACCCCAGACTACGCCAACATTTCAGTCTCAGAGGGAAGAAAGGATGTG GAAAAATACAAACAGCAAGAAAAA GGCACAAGTTTCAAACCTTCGTAGGCTTGATGGGTAAAAGGAGGTCTGATTACGAAG GAGCCCTGTGA
- the si:dkey-256h2.1 gene encoding uncharacterized protein si:dkey-256h2.1 isoform X1: MALLPLGSAVFLFLVVTSHVTEAAGRPKRRMSLSEDDNWPQNFASSQPGAGPEPGDVVSAFTVSTLGGTFSYLPGALNGSLVIHAFTNKSGFLESLWSSESSLTSLVDGLPDSTQVLFLSLDDSAVSDVLWMREQLQRVAMRRRKEVLAQLHFSPVPVFALGNWIPSVFYYWGCVGHNCGLSQAVFTCDGCKMPIVIKRLDARYDWLVARWSSSSYQLVDVGDGCDLSPSVAGSVAWVSEVNCSFFNKVQNMAQSNAAGVLVYSLPGNPIQDMNCVGDECNYPLNIPAAMVHEEVWVTLALRSGQLVNVSFQTTPSPNFFIGIDQQGTLAEMGWFLYPAFNFINWQAQWFEFVAGLKTKLQSPAKVVSVFDKITMQGEKGAVATVDLPLDLWDFDTLQLDLSLSCPSRRDSSCAQWDHTVQLFLCCDELSSFCNTELGRWITAFRRGIGRWLTDVSPLLPLLNRNRCTFTLKTVPWAMPWIASLSLRFSISNQTDVDGARKLHPFRVMPLFSGGTFDKSYNKRYWPTKLPIPKSSKKVELYAVITGHGSDENGCGEFCVTSHHFLINSIYNNTLTFDSAGTALGCTMRVKDGAVPNEHGTWLYGRGGWCDGLQVDPWRVDITKQLDLSESESNTVVYFGLFDGMDPDPAQQPGYIIMSSFLIFYK, from the exons ATGGCATTGCTGCCTTTAGGCTCCGCGGTGTTTTTGTTCCTGGTTGTGACCTCTCATGTGACAGAAGCAGCGGGGAGACCGAAGCGCCGGATGAGCCTGTCTGAAGATGACAACTGGCCCCAGAATTTCGCCAGCTCTCAGCCAGGAGCCGGGCCGGAACCCGGGGACGTGGTGTCCGCCTTCACCGTCTCCACTCTGGGTGGGACGTTCTCCTACCTCCCCGGAGCTCTGAACGGCTCTCTGGTCATTCACGCCTTCACCAACAAGTCCGGGTTCCTGGAGAGTCTGTGGAGCTCCGAGTCCTCTCTGACCAGTCTGGTTGATGGTCTCCCGGACAGTACGCAGGTTCTGTTTCTGTCCCTGGACGACTCTGCGGTCTCAGATGTTCTGTGGATGAGGGAGCAGCTGCAGCGGGTCGCGATGCGCAG AAGGAAGGAGGTTCTGGCCCAGTTGCACTTCTCTCCTGTGCCGGTTTTCGCTCTGGGGAACTGGATCCCGAGTGTGTTTTACTACTGGGGCTGCGTGGGACACAACTGTGGTCTTTCTCAGGCCGTTTTCACCTGTGATG GATGCAAAATGCCCATCGTTATTAAGAGACTGGATGCGAGGTACGACTGGCTCGTGGCCCGCTGGAGTTCATCGTCCTATCAGCTGGTTGATGTGGGAGACGGGTGTGACCTGTCGCCCTCTGTAGCCGGCTCTGTGGCCTGGGTCTCTGAGGTCAACTGCTCTTTCTTCAATAAG GTTCAGAACATGGCCCAATCCAATGCCGCAGGTGTCCTTGTCTACTCACTTCCTGGGAATCCAATCCAGGACATGAACTGCGTTGGGGATGAATGTAACTATCCTCTTAACATTCCGGCTGCCATGGTACATGAGGAGGTTTGGGTCACTTTGGCGCTCCG GTCTGGGCAGTTGGTGAACGTTTCTTTCCAGACGACCCCATCTCCAAATTTCTTCATTGGCATTGACCAACAGGGCACTCTGGCTGAGATGGGCTGGTTCCTCTACCCAGCCTTTAATTTTATTAATTGGCAGGCCCAATG GTTTGAATTTGTTGCTGGTCTGAAGACCAAACTCCAAAGTCCTGCTAAAGTTGTTTCTGTGTTTGATAAAATCACAATGCAGGGCGAGAAAGGAGCCGTGGCCACGGTGGACCTGCCTTTAG ACTTGTGGGACTTTGACACTCTGCAGCTGGACTTGTCTCTGTCGTGTCCCAGCAGAAGAGACTCGTCCTGCGCTCAGTGGGACCACACGGTGCAGCTGTTCTTGTGCTGCGATGAGCTGAGTTCGTTCTGCAACACCGAGCTGGGGCGATGGATCACGGCGTTCCGCAG AGGCATCGGACGCTGGCTGACGGACGTGTCTCCTCTGCTGCCGTTGCTGAACAGAAACAGATGCACCTTCACTTTGAAGACGGTGCCTTGGGCGATGCCGTGGATCGCCTCCCTCAGCCTGAGATTCAGCATCAGCAATCAGACGG ATGTAGAtggtgcgagaaagctccaccccTTCAGAGTGATGCCTCTCTTCAGCGGGGGGACGTTTGACAAAAGCTACAACAAGAGATACTGGCCAACGAAACTGCCAATCCCAAAATCGTCCAAGAAG GTGGAGCTTTACGCCGTCATCACAGGACATGGCAGTGACGAGAACGGCTGTGGAGAGTTCTGTGTCACCTCCCACCACTTCCTGATCAATTCAATTTATAACAACACTCTTACATTTGACTCTGCAG GAACAGCTCTTGGCTGCACGATGCGTGTGAAAGACGGCGCGGTACCAAACGAACACGGAACATGGCTGTACGGGCGAGGAGGCTGGTGTGACGGGTTGCAGGTCGACCCCTGGAGGGTCGACATCACCAAACAG CTGGACCTGAGCGAGTCTGAGTCCAACACAGTGGTTTACTTCGGTTTGTTTGACGGCATGGATCCTGATCCGGCTCAGCAGCCTGGATACATCATCATGTCCTCTTTTCTCATCttctacaaataa
- the si:dkey-256h2.1 gene encoding uncharacterized protein si:dkey-256h2.1 isoform X2 has translation MALLPLGSAVFLFLVVTSHVTEAAGRPKRRMSLSEDDNWPQNFASSQPGAGPEPGDVVSAFTVSTLGGTFSYLPGALNGSLVIHAFTNKSGFLESLWSSESSLTSLVDGLPDSTQVLFLSLDDSAVSDVLWMREQLQRVAMRRKEVLAQLHFSPVPVFALGNWIPSVFYYWGCVGHNCGLSQAVFTCDGCKMPIVIKRLDARYDWLVARWSSSSYQLVDVGDGCDLSPSVAGSVAWVSEVNCSFFNKVQNMAQSNAAGVLVYSLPGNPIQDMNCVGDECNYPLNIPAAMVHEEVWVTLALRSGQLVNVSFQTTPSPNFFIGIDQQGTLAEMGWFLYPAFNFINWQAQWFEFVAGLKTKLQSPAKVVSVFDKITMQGEKGAVATVDLPLDLWDFDTLQLDLSLSCPSRRDSSCAQWDHTVQLFLCCDELSSFCNTELGRWITAFRRGIGRWLTDVSPLLPLLNRNRCTFTLKTVPWAMPWIASLSLRFSISNQTDVDGARKLHPFRVMPLFSGGTFDKSYNKRYWPTKLPIPKSSKKVELYAVITGHGSDENGCGEFCVTSHHFLINSIYNNTLTFDSAGTALGCTMRVKDGAVPNEHGTWLYGRGGWCDGLQVDPWRVDITKQLDLSESESNTVVYFGLFDGMDPDPAQQPGYIIMSSFLIFYK, from the exons ATGGCATTGCTGCCTTTAGGCTCCGCGGTGTTTTTGTTCCTGGTTGTGACCTCTCATGTGACAGAAGCAGCGGGGAGACCGAAGCGCCGGATGAGCCTGTCTGAAGATGACAACTGGCCCCAGAATTTCGCCAGCTCTCAGCCAGGAGCCGGGCCGGAACCCGGGGACGTGGTGTCCGCCTTCACCGTCTCCACTCTGGGTGGGACGTTCTCCTACCTCCCCGGAGCTCTGAACGGCTCTCTGGTCATTCACGCCTTCACCAACAAGTCCGGGTTCCTGGAGAGTCTGTGGAGCTCCGAGTCCTCTCTGACCAGTCTGGTTGATGGTCTCCCGGACAGTACGCAGGTTCTGTTTCTGTCCCTGGACGACTCTGCGGTCTCAGATGTTCTGTGGATGAGGGAGCAGCTGCAGCGGGTCGCGATGCGCAG GAAGGAGGTTCTGGCCCAGTTGCACTTCTCTCCTGTGCCGGTTTTCGCTCTGGGGAACTGGATCCCGAGTGTGTTTTACTACTGGGGCTGCGTGGGACACAACTGTGGTCTTTCTCAGGCCGTTTTCACCTGTGATG GATGCAAAATGCCCATCGTTATTAAGAGACTGGATGCGAGGTACGACTGGCTCGTGGCCCGCTGGAGTTCATCGTCCTATCAGCTGGTTGATGTGGGAGACGGGTGTGACCTGTCGCCCTCTGTAGCCGGCTCTGTGGCCTGGGTCTCTGAGGTCAACTGCTCTTTCTTCAATAAG GTTCAGAACATGGCCCAATCCAATGCCGCAGGTGTCCTTGTCTACTCACTTCCTGGGAATCCAATCCAGGACATGAACTGCGTTGGGGATGAATGTAACTATCCTCTTAACATTCCGGCTGCCATGGTACATGAGGAGGTTTGGGTCACTTTGGCGCTCCG GTCTGGGCAGTTGGTGAACGTTTCTTTCCAGACGACCCCATCTCCAAATTTCTTCATTGGCATTGACCAACAGGGCACTCTGGCTGAGATGGGCTGGTTCCTCTACCCAGCCTTTAATTTTATTAATTGGCAGGCCCAATG GTTTGAATTTGTTGCTGGTCTGAAGACCAAACTCCAAAGTCCTGCTAAAGTTGTTTCTGTGTTTGATAAAATCACAATGCAGGGCGAGAAAGGAGCCGTGGCCACGGTGGACCTGCCTTTAG ACTTGTGGGACTTTGACACTCTGCAGCTGGACTTGTCTCTGTCGTGTCCCAGCAGAAGAGACTCGTCCTGCGCTCAGTGGGACCACACGGTGCAGCTGTTCTTGTGCTGCGATGAGCTGAGTTCGTTCTGCAACACCGAGCTGGGGCGATGGATCACGGCGTTCCGCAG AGGCATCGGACGCTGGCTGACGGACGTGTCTCCTCTGCTGCCGTTGCTGAACAGAAACAGATGCACCTTCACTTTGAAGACGGTGCCTTGGGCGATGCCGTGGATCGCCTCCCTCAGCCTGAGATTCAGCATCAGCAATCAGACGG ATGTAGAtggtgcgagaaagctccaccccTTCAGAGTGATGCCTCTCTTCAGCGGGGGGACGTTTGACAAAAGCTACAACAAGAGATACTGGCCAACGAAACTGCCAATCCCAAAATCGTCCAAGAAG GTGGAGCTTTACGCCGTCATCACAGGACATGGCAGTGACGAGAACGGCTGTGGAGAGTTCTGTGTCACCTCCCACCACTTCCTGATCAATTCAATTTATAACAACACTCTTACATTTGACTCTGCAG GAACAGCTCTTGGCTGCACGATGCGTGTGAAAGACGGCGCGGTACCAAACGAACACGGAACATGGCTGTACGGGCGAGGAGGCTGGTGTGACGGGTTGCAGGTCGACCCCTGGAGGGTCGACATCACCAAACAG CTGGACCTGAGCGAGTCTGAGTCCAACACAGTGGTTTACTTCGGTTTGTTTGACGGCATGGATCCTGATCCGGCTCAGCAGCCTGGATACATCATCATGTCCTCTTTTCTCATCttctacaaataa